The following proteins are co-located in the Vigna angularis cultivar LongXiaoDou No.4 chromosome 2, ASM1680809v1, whole genome shotgun sequence genome:
- the LOC108327891 gene encoding protein SINE1 — MRMGRSLSPLVRQELANLDKDEESRKSAMKALKFYVKDLDFKAIPVFLAKFSESKESCSEEFSISIYEILVRVHGVKIVPLIDTIMKTIVKTLASSAGSFPLQQACSKVVPAIARYGIDPSTPEDQKRNIIQSLCMPLSDSLASSQEGLTSGAALCLKALVDSENWRYASDELVNRVCQNIAVALEGKSGQTNSHMGLVMSLAKRNALIIEAYARLLIQSGIRIVNAGLVEGNSQKRLSSIQMVNFLMRSLDSRSIFSEVEFVIEELEKCQSDKMAFVQGAALEALQTAKRIASDKKPRYAKSPSSVTGSNFSTREGEHTSSGEGENSDSTPSSISPESRTLDFFPGYESTESPISSNFDHERRSVTRKLWSYENGGVDVSLKDGLFSQVGKESALSEHSLIHEFSNGDGYYTEEFAGFMHRNPRHGVSKSTTTSPLRSGIQATIDSMKIFETPRKLIHSLQDSSDLSLNCSKKQNRMFKSLSSGNIEWSPGSKYDQNGFSNDVKCDSEVIESCGEAEFLVNSESVSSSDDLPVDANKQMSTKVVSENRNTTPSALQKTKYKLVCGLSFVVLAVATPLLWINAQDEGHYLVPT; from the exons ATGAGGATGGGAAGGAGTCTCAGCCCTTTGGTGCGGCAAGAGCTGGCaaatcttgacaaagatgaagAAAGTCGCAAGTCCGCCATGAAAGCACTGAAATTCTACGTGAAAGATTTGGACTTCAAGGCCATTCCTGTGTTTCTTGCCAAATTTTCAGAGAGCAAGGAAAGTTGTTCTGAGGAATTCTCAATTTCAATCTATGAGATTCTTGTACGGGTTCATGGTGTCAAAATTGTTCCCTTGATTGATACAATCATGAAAACCATAGTTAAGACTTTGGCTTCAAGCGCTGGATCTTTCCCTCTCCAACAAGCTTGTTCAAAGGTGGTTCCTGCAATTGCAAGATATGGAATTGACCCCTCAACCCCTGAAGATCAAAAGAGGAATATAATTCAGTCCCTTTGCATGCCACTTTCTGATTCTCTCGCGAGTTCTCAGGAGGGCCTAACTTCGGGTGCTGCCCTTTGCTTGAAGGCTCTAGTGGATTCAGAAAACTGGAGGTATGCTTCTGATGAATTGGTGAATAGGGTTTGCCAGAATATTGCTGTGGCATTAGAAGGGAAGTCTGGTCAAACCAACTCACACATGGGTCTCGTTATGTCTTTGGCCAAGCGCAATGCTTTGATCATTGAAGCATATGCAAGGTTGCTCATACAATCTGGAATAAGAATAGTGAATGCTGGTCTTGTGGAGGGGAATTCTCAGAAAAGGCTTTCATCCATTCAGATGGTCAACTTCTTGATGAGAAGTTTGGATTCCAGGAGCATATTCTCAGAGGTTGAATTCGTAATTGAGGAGTTGGAGAAGTGCCAATCTGACAAAATGGCATTTGTCCAAGGTGCAGCACTTGAGGCTTTGCAAACTGCCAAGAGAATTGCAAGTGATAAAAAGCCAAGGTATGCAAAAAGTCCTTCTTCAGTGACAGGGTCAAATTTTAGTACGAGAGAAGGAGAACATACTTCTTCAGGTGAGGGAGAGAATAGTGATTCTACTCCTTCCTCGATTTCACCAGAATCTCGCACTTTAGACTTTTTCCCTGGATATGAATCTACTGAGTCTCCTATTTCAAGCAACTTTGACCACGAAAGAAGAAGCGTGACCAGGAAGCTTTGGAGTTATGAAAATGGAGGTGTTGATGTGTCCCTGAAGGATGGCCTGTTCTCACAAGTAGGAAAGGAAAGTGCTTTGTCAGAGCATTCATTGATACACGAGTTTTCCAATGGAGATGGATATTATACAGAGGAGTTTGCTGGTTTCATGCACAGAAATCCCAGGCATGGAGTATCCAAAAGCACCACCACAAGTCCCCTT AGGTCAGGCATTCAGGCAACCATTGACAGCATGAAAATCTTCGAGACCCCTAGAAAACTCATTCACTCTCTTCAAGATTCAAGTGATTTGAGTTTGAATTGCTCTAAGAAACAGAATAGAATGTTCAAGAGCCTATCATCAGGCAACATTGAGTGGAGTCCAGGTTCTAAATATGATCAGAACGGTTTCTCAAATGATGTGAAGTGTGATAGTGAAGTAATTGAAAGTTGTGGTGAGGCTGAGTTTCTAGTTAACTCAGAGTCCGTGTCATCATCAGATGACCTTCCTGTAGATGCCAATAAGCAGATGTCAACCAAAGTGGTTTCTGAAAACAGAAATACTACACCAAGTGCACTACAAAAGACTAAATACAAATTGGTTTGTGGTCTTTCATTTGTTGTTCTTGCAGTGGCTACTCCTTTACTTTGGATCAATGCTCAGGATGAAGGCCATTATCTTGTGCCAACTTAA